One genomic region from Arthrobacter pigmenti encodes:
- the glpK gene encoding glycerol kinase GlpK, with amino-acid sequence MPQQYVIAIDQGTTSSRAIVFDHQGNIVSSGQKEHEQIFPKAGWVEHNPIEIWDNTREVIGNALSKANLTRHDIAAVGITNQRETAVVWDKNTGQPVYNAIVWQDTRTQPIVDELAADGGVERFKQQVGLPLATYFSGTKIKWILDNVDGARQKAESGDLLFGNTDSWVTWNLTGGTDGGVHITDVTNASRTLFMDLETLSWDTSILETFGVPASMMPAIKSSSEVYGNVHSSQLLREVPVAGILGDQQAATFGQAAFDKGGAKNTYGTGNFMIVNTGEEMVHSTNGLLTTVCYKLGDAKPVYALEGSIAVTGSLVQWLRDNLGIIKSAPEVEQLADTVEDNGGVYIVPAFSGLFAPYWRSDARGAIVGLTRFVNKGHIARAALEATAFQTREVLDAANADAGVNMEDLRVDGGMVANDALMQFQADILGIPVIRPKVTETTALGAAYAAGLAVDFWKDTDELAANWSEDKRWTPALDDAERERQLRNWKKAVTKTFDWVDEDVK; translated from the coding sequence ATGCCGCAGCAGTACGTCATAGCCATCGACCAGGGAACCACATCAAGCCGCGCCATCGTGTTCGACCATCAGGGAAATATCGTCTCCTCCGGCCAGAAGGAACACGAACAGATCTTTCCCAAGGCAGGCTGGGTGGAGCACAACCCCATCGAGATCTGGGACAACACCCGAGAGGTCATCGGCAACGCCCTGTCGAAAGCCAACCTGACCCGCCACGACATCGCCGCTGTAGGCATCACCAACCAGCGGGAGACCGCCGTCGTCTGGGACAAGAACACCGGTCAGCCCGTTTACAACGCCATCGTCTGGCAGGACACACGCACCCAGCCCATCGTCGACGAACTCGCAGCCGACGGCGGAGTCGAACGCTTCAAGCAGCAGGTCGGCCTGCCGTTGGCCACCTACTTCTCCGGAACCAAGATCAAATGGATCCTCGACAACGTGGACGGCGCGCGCCAGAAAGCCGAATCCGGCGACCTGCTCTTCGGCAACACGGACTCATGGGTCACCTGGAACCTCACCGGCGGCACCGATGGCGGAGTGCACATCACCGACGTCACGAACGCCTCAAGAACGCTGTTCATGGACCTGGAGACGCTCAGCTGGGACACCTCTATCCTCGAGACTTTCGGCGTGCCGGCATCGATGATGCCGGCCATTAAATCCTCATCCGAGGTCTACGGGAACGTCCACAGCTCGCAATTGCTCCGCGAGGTTCCCGTCGCAGGTATCCTCGGCGACCAGCAGGCAGCCACCTTCGGCCAGGCCGCCTTCGACAAGGGCGGCGCAAAGAACACCTACGGCACCGGCAACTTCATGATCGTGAACACAGGAGAGGAGATGGTGCACTCCACCAACGGACTCCTCACCACCGTCTGCTACAAGCTCGGAGACGCCAAACCGGTGTACGCCCTCGAAGGATCCATTGCCGTCACCGGTTCACTGGTGCAGTGGCTCCGGGACAACCTGGGCATCATCAAATCCGCACCCGAGGTCGAACAACTCGCCGACACAGTGGAAGACAACGGCGGCGTCTACATTGTCCCGGCCTTCTCCGGCCTCTTCGCCCCCTACTGGCGCTCCGACGCCCGAGGCGCGATCGTCGGACTCACCCGCTTCGTCAACAAGGGACACATCGCCCGGGCAGCACTCGAAGCCACCGCCTTCCAGACACGGGAAGTCCTTGACGCAGCAAACGCGGACGCCGGCGTCAACATGGAGGACCTGAGAGTCGACGGCGGAATGGTCGCCAACGACGCACTGATGCAGTTCCAGGCCGACATCCTCGGCATCCCCGTCATCCGCCCCAAAGTCACCGAAACCACAGCGCTCGGCGCAGCCTACGCCGCCGGCCTCGCCGTCGACTTCTGGAAGGACACCGACGAACTCGCCGCCAACTGGTCCGAAGACAAGCGCTGGACTCCGGCGCTCGACGACGCCGAAAGGGAACGGCAGTTACGGAACTGGAAGAAGGCCGTCACGAAGACCTTCGACTGGGTGGACGAGGACGTTAAGTAG
- a CDS encoding MIP/aquaporin family protein encodes MSLEVFVAEMFGTFMLLLLGTGVVANVALAGTKGNNGGFLMVNFGWGLAVFAGVYVAALSGAHLNFAVTVGLWANGDTAEFAPGVDKNFVNALGYLAAQMIGSILGAVGCWLAYKQHFDDEPDPANKLGVFSTGPAIRSSAWNLITEIIGTFVLVFVIISFAGTPTQIGPLAVALLVVGIGASLGGPTGYAINPNRDLGPRIAHAFLPIKGKGSSDWSYAWVPVVGPIIGGLLGGLVAMLITFPTPA; translated from the coding sequence ATGTCTCTGGAAGTATTCGTCGCCGAAATGTTCGGCACGTTCATGCTGCTGTTGCTGGGCACCGGAGTCGTGGCGAACGTCGCGCTTGCCGGGACAAAGGGCAATAACGGCGGGTTCCTGATGGTCAACTTCGGATGGGGACTTGCCGTCTTCGCCGGTGTCTATGTGGCCGCGCTCTCTGGCGCCCACCTGAATTTCGCCGTGACGGTCGGTCTCTGGGCGAACGGGGATACCGCGGAGTTCGCTCCCGGCGTCGATAAGAACTTCGTGAACGCGCTCGGCTATCTTGCAGCCCAAATGATCGGGTCGATTCTGGGCGCGGTAGGTTGTTGGCTCGCCTACAAACAGCATTTCGACGATGAGCCGGATCCCGCCAACAAGCTCGGTGTCTTCTCGACCGGTCCTGCGATCCGTTCCAGCGCGTGGAACCTTATCACCGAGATCATCGGAACGTTTGTCCTGGTCTTCGTCATCATCTCCTTCGCTGGAACACCGACACAGATTGGGCCATTGGCCGTCGCACTTCTCGTCGTCGGAATCGGCGCCTCACTCGGCGGCCCCACCGGCTACGCCATCAACCCCAACCGCGACCTCGGGCCGCGCATCGCCCACGCCTTCCTCCCGATCAAGGGTAAGGGCAGCAGCGACTGGAGCTACGCCTGGGTTCCGGTAGTCGGACCAATCATCGGAGGCCTTCTCGGCGGACTGGTTGCCATGCTCATCACCTTCCCGACACCCGCCTGA
- a CDS encoding glycerol-3-phosphate dehydrogenase/oxidase — protein MRNSTDPASSSSPPARAHHEQVRKSVRQLEDSPRTSVLIIGGGINGVGTFRDLALQDVDVTLVERGDYCQGASGASSHMIHGGIRYLENGEFRLVRESVVERNSLLRLAPHYVKPLQTTIPIFSTFAGILSAPLRFLTHRQGAPGERGAILIKMGLTLYDAFSRAGGTVPRHRFAGRSASLSQLPKLRPDVKYTATYFDASVHNPERLTLDVLRDGLAANPAARALNYVSAVGSNDDGVILRDELTGHTFEVAADVVVNATGAWVDGTNTALGQRSSFMGGTKGSHIVLDHPELLVACAGREIFFEHSDGRIVLIYPMGERVLVGTTDIETDLDSPAVCTDDEMKYFFDLIGHVFPSISVGRQSVVYSFSGVRPLPRHDDTQPGFVSRDYRIEHGSTGGTPLLSLVGGKWTTFRALSEHLTNEVLSLLQRSRTVTTSKLAIGGGRNFPQSPNETADWIAANGAGLPAERTKTLLGRYGTRAADVAAFLTSGEDRTLGSTHELSVRELAYMVEHEQVQHIDDVLIRRTSLAFNGLISEELIEEVAGVLSDLLGWSITERENELTHVRHVLAQQHRVDVHSLVA, from the coding sequence GTGAGGAACAGCACCGACCCGGCGTCGTCGTCATCACCGCCAGCGCGCGCGCACCATGAACAAGTCCGGAAGTCCGTACGGCAATTGGAGGACTCGCCGAGAACCTCCGTTCTTATCATCGGCGGAGGAATAAACGGGGTAGGAACATTCCGTGACCTGGCGCTTCAGGACGTCGACGTCACCCTGGTGGAACGCGGCGACTACTGCCAGGGCGCGTCCGGAGCGTCCTCGCACATGATCCACGGAGGTATCCGGTACCTCGAGAATGGTGAGTTCCGGCTCGTCCGGGAGTCCGTGGTCGAACGGAACTCGTTGTTGCGGCTTGCACCCCACTACGTCAAGCCGCTCCAGACGACGATCCCGATCTTCAGCACCTTCGCCGGAATCCTCAGCGCACCGCTGAGGTTCCTCACCCATCGCCAGGGGGCGCCGGGGGAGCGCGGAGCGATCCTCATCAAAATGGGCCTCACGCTCTACGATGCGTTCTCCCGAGCGGGTGGAACGGTTCCCCGGCACAGGTTCGCTGGACGCTCCGCCTCCCTTTCACAGCTGCCGAAGCTTCGGCCGGACGTGAAGTATACGGCCACCTACTTTGATGCCTCGGTGCACAACCCGGAGCGGCTGACACTCGACGTCCTGCGCGACGGCCTTGCCGCGAATCCCGCAGCACGTGCGCTCAACTACGTAAGCGCGGTGGGAAGCAACGACGACGGCGTCATCCTCCGTGATGAACTCACCGGTCACACCTTCGAAGTAGCCGCCGACGTCGTCGTCAATGCCACCGGCGCCTGGGTTGACGGGACCAATACCGCGCTCGGGCAGCGGAGCAGCTTCATGGGTGGCACAAAGGGATCCCACATCGTGCTGGACCACCCCGAACTGCTCGTCGCCTGCGCCGGACGTGAAATCTTCTTCGAGCACTCTGACGGAAGGATCGTTCTCATCTATCCGATGGGGGAGCGGGTGCTGGTAGGGACCACGGATATCGAAACCGACCTGGACTCTCCGGCGGTGTGCACCGATGACGAGATGAAGTACTTCTTCGACCTCATTGGGCACGTGTTCCCCTCGATCTCCGTGGGACGCCAAAGCGTTGTCTACTCCTTCTCCGGTGTGCGGCCCCTGCCGCGCCATGACGATACCCAGCCCGGCTTCGTTTCCCGCGACTACCGGATCGAACACGGCAGCACCGGCGGGACCCCGCTTCTGAGCCTAGTCGGCGGAAAATGGACGACCTTCCGTGCACTGTCCGAACACCTGACCAACGAGGTGCTCTCCCTGCTTCAGCGGAGCAGAACAGTAACGACCTCGAAGCTGGCGATCGGGGGTGGACGGAACTTCCCGCAGAGTCCGAACGAAACAGCGGACTGGATTGCTGCGAACGGCGCGGGTCTACCTGCCGAACGTACGAAAACCCTACTTGGCCGTTATGGCACCCGCGCCGCGGATGTCGCTGCGTTCCTCACCTCCGGCGAAGACAGGACGCTGGGCTCAACGCATGAGCTTTCCGTCCGCGAACTCGCCTACATGGTGGAACACGAGCAGGTCCAGCACATTGACGATGTCCTGATCCGTCGCACGTCGCTGGCCTTCAACGGACTGATCAGCGAGGAGCTGATCGAGGAGGTGGCCGGAGTCCTGAGCGACCTCCTCGGTTGGTCCATTACGGAGCGCGAGAATGAGCTTACCCACGTCCGCCACGTGCTGGCCCAACAGCACCGGGTGGACGTCCATAGTCTGGTCGCGTAA
- a CDS encoding sugar-binding transcriptional regulator: MMSTSPDRNGKRSAEPGTPRSRDALRAAQMYYLQDLTMNAIARELRTSRSTVSRLLSMARETGLVQIQINNPLDRAPALEREIRYRYGVEAHVVPVTDLVSDSDVLDRVAIQAARTLGPLVDSNAIIGVAWGSTISAVSHHLTRKVTHDSTIVQLNGAGNTQTTGITYASEILRRFGAAYGARVEQFPVPAFFDHAETKTAMWAERSVKRILDLQHRMTMAIFGVGSVGAGIPSHVYSGGYLDEDDMRILSESRVVGDVATVFFRADGSHSDIVLNERSTGPELELLAQVSRRICVVSGETKINGLRGALAAGLATDLILDERSARTLVQHS, encoded by the coding sequence ATGATGAGCACGTCGCCCGACCGGAACGGCAAGCGCTCGGCTGAGCCCGGCACGCCGCGAAGCCGCGACGCCCTGAGAGCCGCGCAGATGTACTACCTGCAGGACCTCACCATGAACGCCATTGCCCGTGAGCTTCGCACGTCGCGGTCCACTGTGTCCCGTCTGCTGTCCATGGCACGGGAAACCGGGCTGGTGCAGATCCAGATCAACAACCCGCTCGACCGCGCCCCCGCGCTGGAACGTGAGATCCGGTACCGGTACGGGGTCGAGGCACACGTGGTTCCCGTGACGGACCTGGTCAGCGACTCCGATGTGCTGGACCGCGTTGCCATTCAGGCTGCTCGAACGTTAGGCCCGCTGGTTGACTCGAACGCGATCATCGGGGTCGCCTGGGGTTCGACGATCAGCGCCGTCAGCCACCATCTCACCCGCAAGGTCACCCACGACAGCACGATTGTGCAGCTCAACGGTGCCGGCAATACGCAAACCACAGGTATCACCTACGCGAGTGAGATCCTTCGTCGCTTCGGGGCAGCGTATGGGGCGCGAGTGGAGCAGTTTCCGGTACCCGCGTTCTTCGATCACGCAGAAACCAAGACAGCTATGTGGGCCGAACGTAGCGTCAAGCGGATCCTGGATCTTCAGCACCGGATGACCATGGCGATCTTCGGCGTGGGTTCGGTGGGTGCCGGGATACCGAGCCACGTGTACTCCGGTGGCTACCTGGACGAGGATGACATGCGCATCCTGAGCGAGAGCCGGGTAGTGGGCGACGTCGCAACTGTCTTCTTCCGGGCCGACGGCTCGCACAGCGACATCGTGCTCAACGAACGAAGCACCGGTCCCGAACTTGAGCTCCTGGCACAGGTGAGCAGGCGTATCTGCGTTGTCTCAGGAGAAACCAAGATCAATGGCCTTCGCGGCGCGCTCGCAGCCGGGCTGGCCACCGACCTCATCCTGGACGAGCGTTCCGCACGCACCCTGGTGCAGCACAGCTGA
- a CDS encoding aldo/keto reductase encodes MHKPDTVSFSNGVLMDRLGYGLYKVSSEDAHGLCTLALEAGYRLLDTAALYGNEEGVGQSVRDAVSDGHLDRSDIFVTSKVWNDCHGYRSTRDAFDESLARLGLEYLDLYLIHWPCPGSDLYVESWRALEELYHTGRVRAIGVSNFQRHHLERLLSETEVVPALNQVELHPLLQQHSLREFNAAHGIITQAWSPLGRGRLLSNPTITHIAAKHHRSAAQVILRWHLQTGVTAVAKASSRERITSNLDIGDFELDAVDMTAIGQLNADTRFGSHPDLVN; translated from the coding sequence ATGCATAAACCGGACACGGTGTCTTTCTCCAATGGGGTCCTCATGGACCGGCTGGGCTATGGCCTCTACAAGGTCTCTTCCGAGGATGCCCACGGTCTCTGCACCCTCGCGCTGGAAGCGGGCTACCGGTTGCTGGACACCGCGGCGCTTTACGGCAACGAGGAAGGGGTCGGCCAGTCGGTGCGCGACGCCGTGAGCGACGGTCATCTGGACCGGAGCGACATCTTCGTGACCTCGAAAGTCTGGAATGACTGTCACGGTTACCGCAGCACGCGCGATGCTTTCGACGAATCGCTTGCGAGACTGGGTCTGGAGTACCTGGATCTCTACCTCATCCATTGGCCGTGTCCGGGCTCTGACCTGTATGTCGAGTCCTGGCGGGCGTTGGAGGAGCTTTACCACACCGGGCGTGTACGTGCGATCGGCGTTTCGAACTTCCAGCGCCACCACTTGGAGCGGCTCCTGTCGGAAACCGAAGTGGTACCGGCGCTGAACCAGGTCGAACTCCATCCCCTCCTCCAACAGCACAGTCTCCGCGAGTTCAACGCGGCACACGGCATCATCACGCAGGCCTGGAGCCCGCTTGGCCGCGGGAGGCTGCTCAGCAACCCGACCATCACCCATATAGCGGCCAAGCACCACCGCTCCGCCGCCCAGGTGATCCTTCGATGGCACCTGCAGACCGGCGTTACGGCGGTCGCCAAAGCAAGCAGCCGCGAACGCATCACCAGCAACCTGGACATCGGCGACTTCGAACTGGACGCGGTCGACATGACAGCGATCGGCCAGTTGAACGCCGACACCCGCTTCGGCTCGCATCCGGATTTGGTCAACTGA
- a CDS encoding alpha/beta hydrolase → MIELHRTATVRTLRYRGTIQRYWDFEADRRAPVRPPLFMVHGFRGDHHGLLRIVEALPGHRVITPDLPGFGQSEPLPGNHDVEAYAEFVLSSVSALGLGPETVLVGHSFGSIIAGHAAADAPGRFSALVLINPISAPALEGSSRIATRLAELYYRLGAVLPENAGQLLLRNRVIVRAMSELMAKTRNRDLRRWIHGQHRAYFSAFASRDVVLQAFTASISGTVRDSAPRLSLPVLLIAAEKDDLGSIATQQALAGLIPDSKLAVIEDVGHLIHYETPDIAARTITQFLEDIAT, encoded by the coding sequence GTGATAGAACTTCACCGCACCGCCACGGTGCGCACGCTGCGGTACCGCGGAACAATTCAGCGTTACTGGGATTTCGAGGCAGACCGAAGGGCGCCCGTCCGCCCCCCATTGTTCATGGTGCACGGATTCCGCGGAGACCACCACGGGCTGCTTCGGATCGTCGAGGCGCTGCCTGGGCACCGGGTCATCACTCCCGATCTCCCCGGATTTGGCCAGTCCGAGCCGCTGCCCGGAAACCACGACGTCGAGGCGTACGCCGAGTTCGTGCTCTCGAGCGTCAGTGCGCTCGGCCTCGGCCCGGAGACGGTGCTCGTGGGCCATTCCTTCGGATCCATCATCGCCGGCCATGCCGCTGCGGATGCACCGGGAAGATTCAGCGCGCTGGTGCTCATCAACCCCATCAGCGCTCCTGCCTTGGAAGGCTCCAGCCGAATCGCGACGCGCCTCGCTGAGCTGTACTACAGGCTGGGGGCCGTTCTGCCCGAGAACGCCGGACAGCTGTTGCTGCGGAACAGGGTGATTGTCCGTGCCATGAGCGAGTTGATGGCCAAGACCCGGAACCGGGACCTCCGCCGCTGGATCCACGGGCAACACCGCGCATATTTCAGTGCCTTCGCCTCACGGGACGTGGTCCTGCAGGCTTTTACTGCTTCGATCAGCGGAACGGTCCGGGACTCCGCGCCACGCCTGTCGCTGCCGGTTCTTCTGATTGCCGCGGAAAAGGATGACCTTGGTTCGATCGCGACACAGCAGGCCCTCGCTGGACTGATCCCTGATTCAAAGCTTGCCGTCATTGAGGACGTTGGCCATCTGATCCATTACGAGACACCCGACATTGCTGCCCGTACGATCACCCAATTCCTGGAGGACATTGCGACGTGA
- a CDS encoding glycosyltransferase, with translation MKVLIDARFTRLDHHDGISRYGASLIEALSRKAEVTMLIHDRRQLALLPDAPHVLVNSPLSPAELFVARRINRLQPDVVFCPMQTMGSFGRHYPLVLTLHDLIYYQNPTPPGFLPLPVRALWRLYHLAYWPQRLLLNRADVVATISQTTRTLMKQHRLTRRPIRIVGNAPQEKTHNGSSGVPRRPVPEKSLLYMGSFMPYKNVETLLAGMAGLDDYTLHLLSRITPVRRQELEALVPAGATVIFHDGVTDDEYEELLLGSTALVTLSRAEGYGLPVIEAMALGTPVIAADTPIFREVGGTAALYVDPGVPAAFTGAVRTLSEPGRWESVSAAGLAQAAEYSWESSADSLLSALVEARELHAGNRVRNQASAS, from the coding sequence GTGAAGGTGCTGATAGATGCGAGGTTCACCCGGCTGGACCACCATGACGGCATCAGCCGTTATGGCGCCAGCCTGATCGAGGCGCTCTCCCGCAAGGCAGAGGTGACCATGCTGATTCACGATCGCCGCCAACTTGCACTTCTTCCTGATGCGCCCCACGTGCTGGTGAACAGCCCGCTGTCACCGGCAGAGTTGTTTGTTGCCCGGCGGATCAACCGGCTGCAGCCCGACGTCGTCTTCTGTCCGATGCAGACCATGGGGTCGTTCGGGCGGCATTATCCGCTGGTTCTGACGCTCCATGACCTGATCTACTACCAGAACCCTACGCCGCCCGGTTTCCTCCCGCTTCCTGTGCGCGCGCTGTGGCGGCTCTACCACCTGGCGTACTGGCCGCAACGGCTGCTCCTCAACCGCGCTGACGTCGTCGCCACCATTTCGCAGACCACCCGGACGCTGATGAAACAGCATCGGCTCACCCGTCGCCCGATCAGGATCGTCGGGAACGCCCCCCAGGAGAAGACCCACAACGGCTCCAGTGGAGTCCCACGAAGGCCGGTGCCGGAAAAGTCCCTGCTTTACATGGGTTCATTCATGCCGTACAAGAATGTCGAGACCCTGCTGGCCGGCATGGCGGGTCTGGACGACTACACGCTTCACCTGCTGAGCCGAATCACGCCTGTTCGGCGGCAGGAGTTGGAGGCGCTGGTTCCGGCTGGAGCGACCGTCATCTTCCACGACGGCGTCACCGACGATGAGTACGAAGAGCTTCTGCTGGGATCGACGGCGCTGGTCACGCTTTCCCGAGCCGAAGGATATGGGCTGCCCGTGATCGAGGCCATGGCGCTCGGAACGCCGGTCATCGCTGCCGACACACCGATTTTCCGGGAGGTGGGCGGCACGGCGGCCCTCTACGTCGACCCGGGTGTGCCGGCTGCCTTCACCGGCGCAGTGCGCACGCTCTCCGAGCCTGGCCGGTGGGAATCTGTGTCCGCAGCAGGTCTCGCCCAGGCGGCCGAATACTCCTGGGAGTCCTCCGCGGACTCGCTCCTATCTGCCCTCGTCGAGGCCAGGGAACTCCATGCCGGGAATCGCGTGCGTAACCAGGCGTCTGCGTCCTAG
- a CDS encoding primosomal protein N': MSSDDLGSGGGAQLSLLQGFTAPAAPRGKSSTAARLPVARVVLDSPLPHLDRPFDYLVPAEYDDDAVPGARAKVRFAGREHAAFIVERREFSDSPARLLPLSRVVSAQPVVAPEIFSLAAAVAARYAGSTSDVLRSAVPPRVARVEKEFGIDGPATSPETDTGDAPETGGGTGGRGLFARYSQGGSFLTRLAGGQSPKAILTSLGGYGAAGWPAELAVAVATVWATGRGAVVVVPDQRDLARVEVALTESIGGNQFVRLTAEDGPTPRYRNFLKLLHGQVRVAVGTRSAAYAPVHDLGLVCLWDDGDDSHSEPRAPYQHVRDVLLLRSEQQGCALLFGSLSRSVESQRLIESGWAQPIQADRPTIRVSTPRILHSADTFHTDREPLTHRVRIPPVAWRAAREGLERGPVLIQVARTGFSPALACEDCRESARCRHCAGPLAQSGRAAAVACRWCGRPEILWRCPNCRSPRLRSTVSGAARTAEELGRAFPGTAVVSSSGDHVLDVVDDKPRVVVATPGAEPVAPAGYAAVLLLDGNALLGRESLRALESTLQRWFSAAALARPATAGGVVVVTADDDAAAGHLVRWDPSGAAGRELAGRTELGLPPALRYAALTGTLVAIAAFLDGLALPPSCRIVGPTVVSGAANSPDGPGGAEKTGQQSAAGTHRSLLFFSYRDAAAVVSSLRARKVSLSAKRTTEPVHVRIDPFDLL, from the coding sequence ATGAGTTCCGACGATCTCGGTTCCGGCGGCGGAGCGCAGCTCTCCCTGCTGCAGGGGTTCACGGCGCCCGCTGCGCCGCGTGGAAAGTCCTCGACGGCCGCCCGGCTGCCGGTGGCCCGTGTGGTGCTTGACTCGCCCTTGCCGCATTTGGATCGTCCGTTCGATTACCTCGTGCCAGCGGAGTACGACGACGACGCCGTCCCGGGTGCGAGGGCGAAGGTGCGGTTCGCCGGTCGTGAGCACGCGGCGTTCATCGTTGAGAGGCGCGAGTTCTCTGACAGTCCCGCCCGCCTTCTGCCCCTCTCCCGCGTGGTCTCGGCGCAGCCCGTTGTCGCACCGGAAATCTTCTCGCTTGCCGCAGCAGTCGCGGCCCGCTACGCCGGTTCCACCAGTGACGTCCTGCGCTCGGCAGTACCGCCGCGCGTGGCGCGGGTGGAGAAGGAATTCGGGATCGATGGCCCGGCGACGTCACCCGAAACGGACACCGGCGACGCCCCGGAAACCGGTGGTGGAACCGGCGGCCGCGGCCTGTTCGCCCGGTACTCCCAGGGCGGTTCCTTCCTGACGCGGCTTGCCGGCGGGCAGAGCCCCAAGGCCATACTGACCAGTCTCGGGGGGTATGGTGCGGCCGGCTGGCCGGCGGAACTAGCTGTTGCGGTGGCAACTGTCTGGGCAACGGGACGCGGCGCCGTCGTCGTTGTTCCGGACCAACGGGACCTGGCACGGGTGGAGGTGGCGCTCACCGAAAGCATCGGCGGAAACCAGTTCGTGCGTCTCACCGCCGAGGACGGCCCGACCCCGCGGTACCGAAACTTCCTGAAGCTGCTGCACGGGCAGGTGCGCGTAGCGGTCGGAACCCGTTCTGCGGCGTATGCGCCGGTGCACGATCTCGGACTGGTCTGCCTATGGGACGACGGCGACGATTCCCATAGCGAACCGCGCGCACCATACCAGCATGTCCGTGACGTCCTGCTCCTGCGCAGCGAGCAGCAGGGATGCGCCCTGCTCTTCGGCTCCCTCTCCAGGAGCGTGGAATCCCAGCGCCTGATCGAGAGCGGCTGGGCACAGCCCATCCAGGCCGACCGTCCCACCATCCGGGTGTCGACACCGCGCATCCTCCATTCTGCAGACACCTTCCACACTGACCGTGAACCCTTGACCCACCGCGTGCGAATCCCGCCTGTGGCCTGGCGCGCGGCGCGGGAGGGGCTGGAGCGCGGTCCCGTCCTCATCCAGGTTGCGCGCACCGGGTTTTCCCCGGCCCTCGCCTGTGAGGACTGCCGCGAGTCCGCCCGCTGCCGGCACTGCGCGGGTCCGCTTGCGCAGTCCGGGCGCGCGGCCGCCGTCGCCTGCAGATGGTGCGGGCGGCCGGAGATTCTCTGGCGTTGCCCGAACTGCCGCAGCCCGCGTCTCAGGTCCACTGTCAGCGGCGCAGCACGCACTGCGGAGGAGCTCGGACGCGCGTTCCCGGGAACCGCCGTCGTCTCGTCCTCGGGTGATCACGTCCTCGACGTCGTCGATGACAAGCCCCGGGTTGTCGTTGCCACACCCGGCGCGGAACCGGTGGCGCCGGCGGGCTATGCGGCGGTCCTGCTCCTTGACGGCAACGCGCTGCTTGGACGGGAGTCCCTGCGCGCCCTCGAATCGACTCTGCAGCGCTGGTTCAGTGCTGCAGCGCTGGCACGCCCGGCAACGGCAGGCGGGGTGGTGGTGGTGACAGCCGACGACGACGCCGCTGCCGGCCACCTCGTCCGTTGGGATCCTTCCGGGGCAGCCGGGAGGGAACTCGCGGGCCGAACCGAACTGGGACTCCCTCCAGCTCTCCGGTATGCAGCCCTCACCGGCACGCTCGTTGCGATCGCCGCCTTCCTTGACGGTCTCGCGCTCCCGCCGTCGTGCAGGATTGTGGGACCGACCGTCGTCTCCGGCGCAGCGAATTCGCCGGATGGTCCGGGAGGCGCCGAGAAAACCGGACAGCAGTCGGCGGCAGGAACGCACCGTTCGCTGCTGTTCTTTAGCTACCGGGACGCGGCGGCCGTGGTCTCATCACTTCGCGCGCGCAAGGTTTCCCTGTCCGCAAAGCGGACAACCGAACCCGTCCATGTCCGGATCGACCCCTTTGACCTCCTGTAG